One Plectropomus leopardus isolate mb unplaced genomic scaffold, YSFRI_Pleo_2.0 unplaced_scaffold6782, whole genome shotgun sequence genomic window, CTCTCGTAACGCTTCAGCGCCGGTCGGCTGGTAAAGTAGCCGGTCCAGAAATCATGAGCGTCGTCTGCATAGGGGAAGAAATCATCCGTCTTCAAAGCCCTGGGATGAAAAGAGGATGAAGTCGGAGGAAAATATACAGAAGACGTCTCGTCATGCTGTAATTACGGATATAACTTTGGCACAGTTACTCCAAAAAGCTAATTTAAAGCTCATAGTACCAGGTGAAGTTCGCTCTGTGCAGCTCCTGGAGGTAGCAGGACGGGGTAGAATAGAGCACGTTGACTTTGACGCCATTCGCCTGCTGGGCGTTGACATAATGGATCAGCTTGTCCAGGTTCTTGTACCACATGTTGGCGTTCTCATACTGGAAGTCCGAGCCCATAGTCATGATAATGTGATTGGTTTTATACACCGTAgcctgagaaaaagaaaagaaaatatttatatataaattttatcagcatttttatGATCATATCACcaaatcagaatttaaaaatgtgttttgctaatgccatccatccatccattttcttctgcttatccgGAGTCGGGTCGTGGAGgaagcagcctaagcagggaagcccagacctccctctccccggccacttcgtccagctcttcctgggggatcccgaggcgctCCCAGGCCAGTCGAGAGACATAG contains:
- the LOC121939944 gene encoding lysosomal alpha-mannosidase-like, which translates into the protein MTMGSDFQYENANMWYKNLDKLIHYVNAQQANGVKVNVLYSTPSCYLQELHRANFTWALKTDDFFPYADDAHDFWTGYFTSRPALKRYERISNSNLQVV